The Buteo buteo chromosome 23, bButBut1.hap1.1, whole genome shotgun sequence genome contains the following window.
CAAAACTCTGGCTCTCTGGAGACTTGGGACAGGCCGGgagaggaggcaggcaggcGGGAGGAGCAGCCTGTCCCAGCACTCACCTGAGCTGTCCTTGCCAAAAGCTGGGGCTCCAGtgcaccccagccccagcaacCCGGCAGGGCAGTCCCCAGGGACATGCAGATGGTAGGGAGGAGGGGGTTCCCAGCTTGCCCAGTCTGGGCGGATCAGCTTGGCAGCCCTCTGTTCCCGCTGCCACATGCAGtctgtgcagcagctgccttGGGAGGGTGCCCAGGCCAGCACGGAGCCTGGCAGGCTGCCTGCAGTATTCCTTCACCAGGCTCTCGACAGTCTCTCTTCAGCCCTTGcgctcttccccagccccagcaggcagcccctggcccTGGGGACCCAGAGGCGTCAtcagcaggagccagccctcacccctgcctgcactgctccAGCTGGCAGAAGCATCTCAGCACCCAGCTCATAACTGCCACAGGGCAAAGGTGGACAGCTCTAGGGCCACAACCAGGTCACTCCTGGGACAGAACAACCCCAGCAGAGCCCCAGGAAGGGCTGTTCACAGCCTGGAAGGAGCATGGCTCGGCAGCCAGAGCCCCGCATGGCACCACTGGAGCTGCCTGGTGATGGCAACCACtgcccctgcctcagtttccccacctggGCAGGGTaagctgctgccagggctcaTGGGGGCTGGCACTGCCCCAGGGGagccctcctgcctctgctgccagcagcccctgTGCCTGGAGACAGGCCCCTGGGCCCCTGTTGCTGAAGGCTGAGCACAGAGTTTTCTCCCCTCCTAGCCGATGGCCTTGGACAGCAGATTGCAGCGTGATTGCATCAGGGCAGTAAAACGCAGGgttcagctccttcccccagcgTGTGCCAGGACCGGTGGAGGCCAGAaacccagcaccctcccagcctgggcaccctggggctggcagcacctgcaggcaggagccctgccCTTCCCCTGCTGCCTGGAAACCTGGCAGGCACCAAGCTGACCACAAGCCAGCACCGCAGCCTCTGGCAAAGCAGCCACTGGCCTCCTGGGTGCCATAGACAGAGCATCTCCAGCAGGtctgatccttcccctctgcactGTGGAGACACAGCGGGATGGATGCTGGGCGCCCAGTACAAGAGACGTGGGCATATTGGCACAGATCTAGCTAGGGGCCGTGACGATGAAGGGACTAGACTTCCCacgaggaaaggctgagggagctggagctgctcagtctggaggagagaaggcacAGAGATGTCACCCATGTCTATGAAGACCTGACAGGAAGGAGCGGAGGGAAGGAGCCAGCTTCTTCTGAGCAGTGAGTGCCCCATGAAGGGACAAGAGACAAGGAGAACAAAGCAAGAACATGAACCACCACTTAATCttaagaaaaaccttttttcctgtgagggtCGTCAAAACCAGAGCCAGGTGCCCAGGCTGCTGTGGGGTCTGCATCTGTGGAGATGCCCCAAACCCacctgggcacagccctgagcaacctgctggagctggccctgctggggcagggggatggaCTGCACATCTCCAGAGATGCCTCCAAGCTCTGCGATTCAGTGACTTGAAGGGAAGCTGCGCTCCTCCGTGCGACCAATGCAAGGCACTCAGCCCCCACCTAACAGCCACCAGTGTCCAGTGCACGCGTGACTGTTGGGTGATATTCACCCCAGCACAGGGGAGATGATCAAATCCTTGAAGGTGGTAAAGGTCTAGGCACAGCGGAGCTGTTTTTCTCGAGTGGGCCCAGTGCAACCTTGTGCATGTCCTGGGCACATGGGCTCAGCCCCCagctttcttccccctccaccaGCTTGCAAGGCTGGTGGGTACCATCCTCTGCAGGAGACACAGCTCCAGCCCTGAGCTACCAGCTGGGCAGTGGGCCCTGTACCCCCAGCCTGGCCCATGAAGCTCTTCCCCATCCATCATGACCTACCTTTTGAGTTTGGGGCAGAACACCAGGCACAGGGTCTGAGCTTCAGCAGGTCATGATAACGCTGCATGGCTCTGGGCACAGAGGAACCATCTCCTATCTAGGTAACCCGCATCCCTGATGGCAAGAAaggaaggcagggaggcagcagcaggcaaagTGGGCAGACAGGAGCTGGGAGCACACAGGATCGCAGCCTGACAAGTGAAACGGGGCTGGGACCAGGGGGGAGGTGAGGTTCCTCCAGCCCCAACCTTGTATGGAATGGCAAAAGAGCAATCCACCCGGCCAACGTGACCTGCACGTCTCTCTCAAGCTCTCCTGCCACTGATGGCTCCAGCAGCCTTTCCCAGTCTCCTCACCCTGCTCCTCACTAGAAGTGCAAGCAGAAAGTCTCCCTGGGAAATACTGAGGGACAGGAGCCAGTCCTGGCTGTCCAGAGGGCTGAAGGATACTCTGCCTCAAGGTGTGACGACCTGCTGGCATGGGAAAGGGCATGTTCTTCCAAACCATGCTCCCAGGCAGCTCGGCTCCTTCCCAGCAGGAGATGAGGGTGATCCCTCCCTCCGTCAGGCGTGGGGACCcattgctttctcctctcctgcctcagCCCTTCCCAAGGCTAATCCTGACACACGTTCTGCTGTCCCCACCCCAGACCCTGCCAGCTCCGGGGTCAGGCCCCCCACGAGGGGCTGGAAAACCAGGGAGTCACTCTTGCTGTAAGGGGGTAAAACCCAGACCCAGAGTAAGGAGCAAGCTGAGCCATGAACACATGACCACGCAAGCAGCTGCGCTCCCCAACGTGTTTAATTCTCACATACACACGTGGACAAACCCCCTTGCTACCTGGGAGGCGAGGGCAGAGCACCCACTGGCTTCACCGAGGCATTGCTGCgctgtgctggggaggtgggcaTCACCCACGGCATGTGGGAAGTCCAGTGACAGTGGAGAAGAACAGGCGAGttcaacacaaagaaaaaacaggagagcCCAGAGCGCTGCTGAGCACAGGGAGCCTGCTGCCCTCACCCCGATGCCGGATCTGGCCGCACCAGCTCCAGGCTGGCGTCAATGCCGCTGCCCGGCTAGAGCGAGTCAGTAGCCTTCATCTGCCCAGGTGATCTCGTAGTCCGGATACTCGGCTTTCAGCTTCTCTGTAGTCACGGAGTGGTCCGCTCGCCCAAAGCCCTGGCAGAGGAGAAAGGGTCCCAAAGCAGAGGCCATGGTTACCTCCTACGGGAGAGCTCGGCGAAGCCCTGGGGTGGCTCACCACAACCAgaggctccagcagcagcccctggctGTGGAGGACACCGCTGAGCCCGTGTCTGTGAAAGACCGATCAGCTCCGATCACACAGACCACGGGCAGCTCAGCCTGGCTCCGGCTGCCAGACAGCACGGCACCCAGGCCGGGGGCCGGTGCCATGCCGAAGCTGGCAAAACCTGCACCGGCATCACCGATACCCTCCTCGGGGCATTCCGGGGGATGCCGAGGGGACAtgggcagccccagctctgccctcctgctccCGAGGGGACGCGGTGCCAGTTCGGCCACGAGCAGCGGGACCCGCACAGGCACCCGTGCCGCCGTCGGGAGGGAGAAGCCGCGTCCACGAGTGGGtgtgccctcccctccccgccgcccccccggcgCCCCGCTTACCACCGAGTACCCGTAGACGTGGATCTTCCTCTCCTCGGGGCGGTGGGAGAGCCGGCCGCCCCCCAGACACTCGCAGCCCAGGCCCTGCTGCGCCAGTTCCCGCGCCGTCTGCTCGTAGATGTCGGCTGCGGGGGAAGGGAGCCGTGGGGCGGCGGGGAAGGCGACCGGAGGGGCCGTGCCAGAGCACCGGGAACTCCCGCCTGAGCCACCGCCCACGGacgccccctcccccgccccgccccggggcaGCCCCTCGCCGGCTGCCGGGGCCCGTGGAGGGGGCCGCTTCCCTCCGTACCCTCGGGCCCACAGGTGGGCGGGACGGAGCCCCACGCGCAGCCCCACCGGCgatcccgccgccgccgcccccccccagccccgagcCCGGCCGGCGGTGCCGGCGCCCCGCGCCCCTCACCGTGGTACTCGGCCCAGCCGTGGCCGCGCACGACGTCCTTCCCGGGCCCGCCGGCCGCGCGCACGCGCACCAGCACGTACTTGAAGACGCCGCTGCCGTCGATCTCCACGTCCGCCACCCGCGACAGCgtctccgccgccgccgccgccatcatcgcgcccgccccgccgccgcgccccgccccttCCGCCCCAACGGCCAACCACCGCCCGAGGGCGCCCGGCTCCGCCCCGAGGCCCCGCCCACAGCCGGGAGGGGCGGATCCGTgcccgcggcggggggcggtCCCGGCAcgccgggccgggggctgctggcggcggcggcggagcggggggggaTGACCGGGGCACCGGGACCTTCTGCCGCGGCCTCGCACCGGGGCGCTGAGGCCCGCCGATggcggagggggcggcggggagaggGGCCCTGGCTGGGGAGCTGGGCCGCGGGCAGCCTGcctgcgggcgggcgggcgggtgGGCAGGCAGCgcgcggggcgcggagcggggcggccggtgagcccggggccgggcagggccgtGAGGCAGCCCCGGGTGAGCGGCGGGGCGGCTGAGCGCTGCGGTGATGCCGGTGTTGCCGTTGCGCCCGGCTctgccccccttccccccttccccgaCACCCCTCGGGCAGCCCCGAAGCCGCGGCCCTGCCGCCACGGCTTCCTGGCCCGCAGCACCCCTCACCGCCGGCCTGGCGGGTCCCCCCGCTGCCCCTCTGCCGCGGTTGGCCCCCCCGCGCCGCGCACAGCCACCCCCGCCcggccctgccagccccactcGGGGTCCTTCACCCCGAGCCCTGGCGACGTGGCTGGGCTCCCCGGCAGCACCGTGGCCGCCCACCGCCCTCCCGCGGCACCCCTGGGCCAGGCCTGGCTCCGCACCCGGCACTGGGCACAGCCGGGGCCGCAGCGCGGCCCTCTGCCAGCGTcagtgggcagggacaccccgcagcccctgccccccTGCTGGGACTGTACCCAGAGACCTTACGGAGAGGGTCCCGGGGGGCACCCAAGGGTGCCTTACAGCCACCCTCATAGGCTCCCCACTGCATCTAAAGATCATACGGTAACATGCTCAGGACACACAGACGCTATAGGAACAGAGACCTTGTGCAACCCAGCTCCCACCCGCGAACCGTATGGGGCCGCTGCTGCAGACTATagagctgccagcagcacccacgGACTCGGCGGAGCCTCAGCGGCGCTGCGGTGGTCCACGGGACCCCAGGTGCTGGCGGGCACAGCCCggagggctgggcagggccccgggtgcaggcagggcacgTGGGCAGGCACGGGGGGCTCTGCGTGTGCAGGCAGCCAGGCCGTCCGGTgggcagaggctgggagggggtgCCTGGCGTGCCCCCGCTCTAGCCAAGCACTGCTCACCCTGAGAGGGCTCTGTGGGGTCTTGCCAGGAGGCTGGCTGGGACCtgtgccccacagcaaacctCGTCCCGTGCTTCCATTGCTTCACGGCctcccccagcccggccccccCACTGCTCCGGCTACGGCCCTCCCCCAGCCAACGCCGGCCGCCTGCAGCCCATCATAGCCTCCTCCCCTCGGTACCACGCCCAAGAGGGGGTCCCCGTCCCACCGTGCGGACAGGGCAACACCTATCTACAAAGGGGGGTGacccaggggtgctgggggagggcTCCCCAGTCCACGTTCACATGATGTCATCCAGGAGGTTGGGGCTGGCCACCCAGTCGAGGGTGCGGGGCTCGGAGGCTGCCATGATCATGCACATGAACTGTTTGCCTGTCCTCTTGTCGATGGGGTAGATGGTGGTGGGGGTGAAGCGCTTGTTGCTCTCCACAAAGTCGCAGAGCTGCTCATAGACGGCGGGGAACTCATGCCGCAGGAAGACGCCACGGATGCGCAGCTCCCGCTGGATGTTGATGAAGCAGACCTCCCGTGCCTTGCggccctcctccccctccttgtcAATGTCTGCCGTGCCGGGTGGGGGTGTCAGGATCAACGTCTCCATGTCCCGCTCCTTCTTCAGGATTTTCTTCTCGGGGCTGGAGGAGGCTAAGGCCACCTTGGCGTATTTCCTGACCGTCGGCACCTGCATCTTTGGCGACGGCCTCTCTGGCACTTTTTGGGTGACAGCCACGGTTACATTCAGGAGGAAACATTCGTCAGGGTCATACTGGTTGCCTGTCTCCCGCAGCTCCCGGGCGTACTCCCCCAGGTTGTCTGAGTAGCTCTCCAGCTCCCGCAGGGACAGGTAGGTGGGGGACATCAGCAGGCTCTCCAGCCCAAACTGGAGGAAGTTCTCGGCCGAGCCGGCGTTCGGGAAGCCCAGGAAGAGGACGCCACGGCCACGGGAGAGGTAGCCCACCTTGGCGATGCGCGAGAAGGCCTTGTGCACCTCGGCATTCTCCCGGCAGAACTGCAGGACGTGGCGGCAGACGCTGCCCACGCGCCCGTAGACGCAGCTCTCCTTGTGTGTGTCCCAGTCCTCGCGGCGGCAGTGCCGGGAGCAGTAGTAGGTGTAGCAACTGTGGCACGACTTGAAGTAGAGGCAGGCGTTGAACATGGTCTCCGTCCGCCGGCACTTGGCGTTGGAGCACATCATCATGTCGTCCTCCTCTGCACTCAGGTCAGGCGAGCAGTTCTCTGGTGACTTCTCGAAGGGACCGACGGACagtggggcaggctgggggcgCGGGGCGCTGGCACGGGAGCTGGGACCCGGCTGCTCCTTTGTGGGTCGGGGTCCCTCAGGCATGCCAGGGGGGACCCTCCTGCCCTCACCCCGCCGGGGGGGCCCCGGGGCGCTGCTGCTCAGAAGCTGCTTGAGTTGCTCAGCAaggctgtccctgtccccggCACGATGGTCTGGTGCCGGCTTGTAGTCGATGACGAGGTCAGTGATGAGCTCGTCCAGCTGCTCCAGGCTGCGCTGGCGCCCCGAGCCGCTCTCCCTCGGGACgggctgtggggtgcagggCACGGCGTAGGGACCACGCTCCCGCCCCCCGTCCAGCACATCCCAGCTGGCTGAGCGCCTCTCGCTCCTGCCCAGCCCGTCGGCACGGATGTCATTGTCGGTGATGGTGATCTCCGGTGTGACGTACCAGGAGCGGCCCGGGGGGCCTCGGCCACCATCAGCGTGCACCCTCTCAAGGATGGAGCTCTCCGAGAGGGACAGGGCAGCGTAGCGCTTGGGTGAGCTCGACAGGTTGATCACCACTGGCTGCCGGCGCTCCTCAGGGGATAAGGCACGGTGCTGCTCCTGGCCGAGCAGGTTCTCATAGCTGCGCCCGCGCTGCAGGACCTCCTCCCTGCGTGCTGCCGGCGCCAGGATGTTATCCCAGGATTTGGAGTAGTGCTGGCTTTCCCGGCCCAGCCGCGGTGGGGTTACGCCATAGCTGGCATGCCAGGAGGAGACCATGGCCTCACGCCCAGGCGGTTGCGGGGTGAAGCGCGACACTTGCAAGGTCTGGTAGGGCAGCGCGCTCCGCTCAGGGCAGTACCAGTCACCGAAGTGCAAGGGCTGGGTGCTGCGGGGCGGAGGGCACGTCCGCGACAGCATCTCCCGCTCCCGGTACTTCCCGTAGTCCTCGGTGTAGAAGACCCGGGAAGAGGAGCCAAGGGCCGGGTACGTGCGGGCATCCTCGGCATAGAGGGTTTTGACAGGGGTGCCGCGGGGGGCATAAAAGCGGGGCTCGTCCCCGTAGAAGGCACGGGCAGGTGCCTCCTGCACTGGGTAGCCCCGCGCCTCCTCCACGTACAACGTCCGGGGTGGCA
Protein-coding sequences here:
- the PHPT1 gene encoding 14 kDa phosphohistidine phosphatase; its protein translation is MMAAAAAETLSRVADVEIDGSGVFKYVLVRVRAAGGPGKDVVRGHGWAEYHADIYEQTARELAQQGLGCECLGGGRLSHRPEERKIHVYGYSVGFGRADHSVTTEKLKAEYPDYEITWADEGY
- the AJM1 gene encoding apical junction component 1 homolog — its product is MTRTDPPDILVSTVYQDIKVATAAPRDSIVCQPLAQCDASMSSSLTHEPQPFNKRHCRSFDFLESLDEQLGTPPAMEHPCPRPGTPEPTPGLPGRRAPPKPDPYAGRAPLPRSEPKRRARSKSAPRVKSTFTPVPISVSASPPPARRGREALRVAREPSRPEPSPRRESQVPLRALANEVHPIKLQPQRSSISRISPLCLGSNCFEEGPGAKVGASPHVKCRVDIKPDEAVLVHAARSLRAAQSRQEPPRWPRAPGAARSLAVPGSRQASASRTPTPSDSYSGDPPFLPYPSEYYEADPRALAYQTVPVPASRDFREYPERGCMTFSAPGVPAKFFYAEEPVRCPSPAMPLRSSGYASYPYPGRHPIPQHFYAEDPAKTAIHTVPPRTLYVEEARGYPVQEAPARAFYGDEPRFYAPRGTPVKTLYAEDARTYPALGSSSRVFYTEDYGKYREREMLSRTCPPPRSTQPLHFGDWYCPERSALPYQTLQVSRFTPQPPGREAMVSSWHASYGVTPPRLGRESQHYSKSWDNILAPAARREEVLQRGRSYENLLGQEQHRALSPEERRQPVVINLSSSPKRYAALSLSESSILERVHADGGRGPPGRSWYVTPEITITDNDIRADGLGRSERRSASWDVLDGGRERGPYAVPCTPQPVPRESGSGRQRSLEQLDELITDLVIDYKPAPDHRAGDRDSLAEQLKQLLSSSAPGPPRRGEGRRVPPGMPEGPRPTKEQPGPSSRASAPRPQPAPLSVGPFEKSPENCSPDLSAEEDDMMMCSNAKCRRTETMFNACLYFKSCHSCYTYYCSRHCRREDWDTHKESCVYGRVGSVCRHVLQFCRENAEVHKAFSRIAKVGYLSRGRGVLFLGFPNAGSAENFLQFGLESLLMSPTYLSLRELESYSDNLGEYARELRETGNQYDPDECFLLNVTVAVTQKVPERPSPKMQVPTVRKYAKVALASSSPEKKILKKERDMETLILTPPPGTADIDKEGEEGRKAREVCFINIQRELRIRGVFLRHEFPAVYEQLCDFVESNKRFTPTTIYPIDKRTGKQFMCMIMAASEPRTLDWVASPNLLDDIM